The genomic stretch GGTGTCGAGGAATATTACCATCTTGAAACTAGTAAGTAACCTTTTTCtctgttttagtaattttccaAGGCATTATCATCACGATTGTTCTGTATACCAGTACAAAAATACCATGGTTTTtcctggtattgtttaaagtcagcatgaaacagaagttgcgatagtcttttcttccctattatgATGTATATCCGAGagaaacggcttctcgaacaagaaaaactgtaaacaccaTTTTTAATGCCAGTAAacgcatcatcagagaagagatgtcactgcaagagggaggggaagttattttgattccgagggcacataaaaaaaaagaaaagtgcacagataaatcatttaaatactgcaatattccattaaaaaagcaagaattgtccattttgatttcatggtgatgTTTACACAGCTCTGTTCTTCTGCTTCCTGTAGCACATCGGTCTGTTAGTGAGTTCCTTTCTGAACGCCCTGCTCTCGCTGGCATGCTTGTTGGGGCTGATTATGGCGATCAGTCTGACCATTTCATCCGATGGGAGCCACCTAATGAAAGGATGCAATTCCACTAACATGCCCGTGAATGCACGTTCTCCGGTTATCGTCAACTGCCCCTTTGATGCCACTCGCATCTATGTGAGTCTTTCTACTAGAATTCATCTTAAAACTACAACAAGTGGTaacgctttacaataaggtctcattagttaatgtattaattatcctaattattgttaatatgtaatcattatttccaggagctcattgcttctaccttcaattaatctgctaacagtgattgttacataaattattacattgttagctaactgcatgattatatgtacatttctgaaaccaTATACATTGGACAGTCACCTCCGATACCagattctctaaattgtaatcttgacatgcattctctgtaaagctgctttgaaacgatatgtattgtgaaaagcgctacaCAAGTAAATGTgaattaactaacatgaactaaaaatgagcaatacatttattacaatatttattaatctttgttaatattagttaataaaaatacagccgttcattgtttgttcatgttagttcacagtgcattaactcaggttaacaaatacaacatttaaattaataatgcattacatttttataaaaatgtttggtCCTACTTTATATTAAgcggccttaactactatgtacttacatttaaattaatcatttgatacaatgcacttattgtgtacatacatgtttttacattttacttatataacacctgcatgtaattacatctgtaattacatttataattacactgttgacccatcccttacaccttacccctacccttaaacctacccataccaccaaagctttccctaaccttacccatatcccacctcaatagcagcaaaagtgttttgcaattccaTATGAACCCaacaagtacatagtagttaaggccacctaatataaagtgggaccaaatgttttttaaagaagtcacTAGGTTGCATTTacttaaatatacaaaatacagtaaaatccgTAATATTAcgatttaaaacaactgttttctatttgtgtatatatattaaaatttattcCTGGGAATTTTTTATTCTATAATTTAtgcatgtgatggcaaagctgaattttcagcatcattactctagtcttcagtgtcacatgatccctgatttgctgctcaaaaaacttTTCTTCATTAtcaatattgatttttttttttttttttttgtggaaaccttgatacactaccatttaactGTTTAGGAATAAGAACTCTTATTAATAATTGAGGACCAATAataattgagcagcaaatcagcatattagaatgatttctgaaggatcatgtgacactgaagactggagtaataatgatgataaattcagctttgccatcacagggataaattacattttaaaatatattcacatagaaaacacttattttaaactgtaataatatttcacaatattactgtttgactatattattgatcaaataaattcagcattGATGAGCAaaggagacttctttcaaaagcatttaaaataaataaataaataaaaagttaattattccaaacttttgacaccAGTGTAAATGCTTTTATGGTGAATGTGTTTCATTTTGTATATGAAGAGTAGACTGAATTTCTGCTTCTCATCCAGGACACAACCCTTGCTTTGTGGTTCACCTGTGGTGTACTTAGTGCGCTGGAGGCTGGACTGTCTGTGTGGTGCTTTATTGTGGGTCTCCAATTAAGAGGCATCGGACCCTGTGCTCAAAACTACATCAGAGAGCAGGTACAACTCTCAATATTCATGCAGACGGCTCGGCTGAATTAACCTGCTGTGTAAAGCCATACTGTAATCATTTCCCCAGGGATTTTCTATGGACTGATTATGGAAATGATTTTGCAGGGTTCAGAGctctttacatttatgcatttaaggCAGAATAAAACGGGtgcttttattcaaagcaaCTTGCATCGCAATTAAGTTATACATTTTGTCAGCCTGTTTacttttaaagtgcccctattatgcatTTTCGAATATttcctttcatgtagtgtgtaatacagctgtttgtgaatgtagaaggtctgcaaagttttaaagatcaaagtgcacaacAAATAAAGTAGTCTCCTAAAAGAACTGCCAAAATGAGTCGTTAGCAATTCCAGTCTTACTTACTGTTACATACCTATGTAACAAATTTGGATAATGCTAGCTTATGATTTTCATTGGCTGCCAGATATGGTAATGGCCATTTTGTTTCCAACATGCGCTATATGCGGTAGAGCAATCGCAACAGACtgggtcatctgaccaatcagagaatAGGTTCgtggaaaggaggggtttaaaGAGACTGAGGGGGTGTTTACACGACAtcattttcaactttttatgcTTTTTGGACATTAATTTACACAACAAAAACGTTTTGGGTTcttgaaaacacaaacttttgaaaacgggtttcaaagtgcaagtttttgaaaatattattatcgtctctgtgtaaactgcaaaaacacgaatttgtgaaaactgtgacaCCATGCAAATgcgtttctttacaaagtgacattgccagctactggcctggcatgaaaaATACAGCCTTTTGGACgttttataaaaatgcaaaggaaagctTTTTAGGTTTTAGTACATGCATACCCTGAATCTTCGAATGAAGCATTTTCAAACTCTTTGAGAAATGAGGTAATGTGCAGTGTATactgagaaaatgaaagtgtttttgacctttGATGCATCTAAATCTATTTTTgtagacctccaaaacaaaattagaaacctttaaaacagaataatatgatatataatattAGCTCTTTTTAATCAATGTGATTGTATTTCATCACAGCTGGAAGAGCAGGCCCTGGCATCAGGATCAAAGATGGACCAACACCACACAACTCAAGGAGAGCATCTCATTGCACATCAGTCCGCCAACGCTTAGAGAGAGAGGTGGAAAATTTATGGTAGTTTTCTTTCATGTGGAGTTACTTAGTTAGTTAATTATGTTAAATGTcaattgttttgtaaatgatttgaagCACTGAGGTTATGAAACAGACTTTTTGCCAGTTGAACTCAAGTCAGTTGGATGTTTGGACTGAATGTTTTCAGTGTACTCATATAGGCTTGTAACTAAGCCCAAACCATCATAGACTATATTCATTCTGTTATTTCCCGAAACTGTATAAGGAGTTACATGTTTTGCAGTTATCGTTTACATGGAAACTAAACACCCAACTTAATTTCAAAATTAAGCTGATGATTTTTAAAGTGAACATttgtattctttttttatattgttaatGCGTTCACAATGTCAAATGTACCaaatactattttattttactttaaaggAAGGCATCTGTTTTATCCTAATGTGCCACGCAGTGAGCTCTCAATAGCCGGTTGTCATACAAAGTCCAGTATGCAGTATAGAGAGTGTGCCAGAGCGCCGTCAGAGACTTTAATATGGGCTGGATTCAATGATGCAGAGAAAATCTCACTCACAGATAATCCAGTGTGATTACAGTAGTTAAATATTGACAGAGACATGACTGAACCTGTCAAAACAAAGAGATTTCCCTCTACTTGATGCattatatttcatttcataAGACTTTGTTTAGAGAGCTGTAATATAGTTTAATTCCTGACGGGTTACTCAAAAGAACCTCATCTTAATGCAGAAAAGTGAACCTTTGCTGtctacatttcattttattatttttttttaacactttgaTGCGTTGTTATCAATGTGcattatatttgaataaatacattttaatataacaaataGAGTTGTCAGACCCTTTTCACTGTGCTCCATAATGATTGGgtacttttttttacattaggCTGCGAGATATTTTTGACATGCAGATATAATTTAATTGTAGATTCCACAGCTAGAGTTTGAAATGGTGAATATTCTTTTATGtctacactttaaaataaggtttACACATTTGCTATattgtttttagtagctttatgaTCCGTTATCTAAAATGCTATTAACATGGCATGAAAAGTATGTAGCTTTATAATGTACAACAATTCAAACAAGTTATTTGACCTCCTAAAGTGGATGAGCAACATTTTCTGAAGACCTACTTTCAGTGACCCTTTGTTAGATTGGAAAAATAGATCTCAAGACCTGTTTGTGTCCTTGTGCCTCCTGTGATTTCACACTGGCCctgtttaatttcatatgtaGGTTGATGATGTGTTCTCAGTGTTATGGTAAAGCTGACCTCATTCACTTCACTGCACCTGTTGGATTGCTGGACATCTGCTGTTCACCCAATGCATCAGAGCGCCATCAGAGACAAAAACCTAGTTGTCTACAGACAAGATTATCAGACTCCCAACTTTATGGTTATTACTTCATCATTTTATCAAGATAAAGAGaaaaaatgcataataaaaTAACCTGCTCCCCTGGTTATTGAGGTCACCGTGAAATTTAATTTGAGAGTTTTATTACATAGCTAAGCTAATAGTATAATATATTCAGTTTTTGTTATTATACACATATATTTTTCCCATTACCTTTTTTACTAggctttaaaacatataaaatataatttagctACAAAATAATCCACTCAATTATTcgttttgaaaatgaaaaatgcaccCTAGCTCTGTGCCAGAGTGAATGAAACGGATCCCCAGGGCATGCGCAGTCCCTTAAAGTTGATTCTCGCTGTCTTGAGGAGGAGGCATAGAAATACAGTAAGCTGATAGAAAGGAAATTGCTTGGACTTTTGTCATAAAATGGGTGGGTATATGTGCCGGGAGGTTGTTATAACTTGCCATGTACGATGTGTCTACATTAATAGTCATAGTTTGGGCTTTCACTGTGTATTTTCAATCAAACGGTTATTAAGTTTTAGAGTAGCGTGTAAATTTTGTAGCACGCAGAGCGGTTTTGGTCACATGGTAAATGTTACTTTTCTCAGCGCTGGTGAGCTTGGACTAATCACAATCGTTTGTGATTATAGTTTTAGATTTATTATATTGAGAGAGCTGTTTTAGAGCTTTCATTTGTTTGTAAGATATTCATCCTTCGAATTAAGACATTTAAACGATTATAAATACTAATACAAAATCGTTTTTGACCAAACAAAAAACGTCTTGGGACATGAATGCGGCTCAATGGCGGATTGTGCTTTTGAGCCTCCACGCGCCCCCTGGAGGAATAAAGGTTAATGTCTGGTAAGAAACAGCTGAAGGTGGGGCGAATCGGGATGGGAGTTTCGTTCGCTGTGAATATGCAAAGCCACCAGCCGTCCGTGACGCTCTTCATGAGCTCGTTTCGGGTAGTTTACGATTTTTGTATCCATCAGCGTCTCAATGCAAATAAGCAGCCGGAGCGAGTGTTTTCATGTTGTGTGACTGTCTGAGTGAAACTGCAGCACGGACTTCAGTGTGTTACATGATTGTAGGTGCTGAAATCAAACCTGCTGCGTAAATCTACGCCGAGAGACACGCTGTATTGTGTCATATGAAGAAAACCAGATGATCTTTGCCAGGGAAAGGTAAAGTTTCATATGCATAATATTGCACGCACTGTTCAGGTTTTTTTAACCCACAAAAATATGTGGTTttatcatatattttatataatcatacatatatatatatatatatgatctgCTGTTCCTTTTTGGAAATGCATGTTGATTAATGTTCAGACATGAGTTATCCCTTCATATGTGTTACATTGCTGACACCGCAGTCCTGCATGAAATATcagaaattatttatatatttataagacgtataatgcaatgtaaggtGTGCTTAGGTTTGTCTGTCGTGAAATTATTTGAAGAATATAGATTAATGtgtgatgttttcatattaGAGAATTCATGAAgactttattcaatttttaaCGTCTGTTTCCTGCATGGTTGGGCAGGTTGTGTGTTTGTAGACTCACACAAACATGTTGTAAGGGGGATGGGATGTTTACACTGGCTCCTGTTAATTCAGATTTAACACAATCGGGATTAAGAAAGGCTGAGTGAAGTGACATGTGAAAAACTGTGTTTTTACATATTACTCACTTCCCATAATATTACTCAGATGTTATTTGTCACAATTTCattaatataatgaatataatacATTGTTTGAAATGCACTAATGAATTATATAAGTGTTAACTCaagtcataataaaagtcatttttcaatatttgaataaaacacatgaaattatattttgtgtaATGAAAATTAAAGTCTTTGCAGTgagattttaaaattaaaagtaacTATACGATTTTTAATAGACAattcatgacaattaagcacatttctcCACAAAATTTACAATACTGTAAAGCAATAATAACTCATTAAAGTAGTACAGTAATGAATGTCTGGacacaatgattttttttaataataagaaataattaaattcaCTACAACAAATACTACCATAATGTatgaatgttttaaataaacacaatttaaatattttcctttgcattttttaattgttgaagaaatgtgcttaattgtcatgaaataatgtcacaatgaaAACAATATTAAGGGTCCTAAAATAGGCTTGATTTTCttcatgcaaaatataattttgtacattttctttGATTTTGGAGCTGAAATATGACCCCGGcatgttcttgacaggttttgtgAGGTTCACCTAGTTAATGGATTGTTGGTTTTGGTTTACGGCTGTTATAACAGCTGTTTAAATGGTCTTGCCCACTACAGTAACTGTTTACAAGCTGGGGTTTACATAAGCTTGCTTTGCTAGACACAAAACTAATGAAGTTAACCAGTTAAAAATggataatttgattatttggcTTCAGTTGAGTCTGGTAGaatctgtattttttaattcttCTTTTAATTCATATGTTGTTCCAGGTATCCACTATCCGTTGTCGTATCCACATCCTAGAGCCCTGTTTGAAGGATCCATTGAAGACCACCCTGATCGAAGACAATTTCTCATTCATTCTGTAGTCTTGTATGCATGTGAGAGGATGCATAAGACTGTCGAGGGGTCAGATCAAAGCATGCACTGACCCGAGACGCCGGTCAACAGACAGGTATCCATGAGGACCATCTGACGGAACAGGAAGGGGATGGAAGCAGTCGATCGTAGCGGTATACCTTACACGCTATGGGTGTGGCGGATCTCAGCGTAGAGAAGAAACCCTTGTGCTCGTGTTCGGCTTCTCACTCCTCTCAGTTCTGCCATTCAAACATGGGGCACATTGTGGATTTACCTTTCCGAGGGATGTGGCTCTTCGGTGCTCTGCTGATCTTGTCCCTGTTCACGAGCAGCCTTGGCATCCACATGGACTCGGTGGGGGGCAGTCACAGCATGTTCACCTGTGAGTCGATTGGTCTGCGTATGTGCCAGGATCTACCCTACAACACCACCTTCATGCCCAACCTCCTGAACCACTACGACCAGCAGACGGCCGCTCTGGCTATGGAGGTAACGAGACGTTCCTTCTGTCTTTCACTGCTGGGATTTAGAGAAGGTGCCACAGAAACGAGGTTGCCATGGAGCTTGTTGTCGTAGAAGCTTGTGGTTTGTGGTTGGTGCTTTGATGAGCTTGAATAATTTAGACTGTTGGTAGCTTTCGCAAGTGAAATAAGCtttatatcatatttttaaGCCTGAGTGTGAGAGCTGCAGGATTATAGGTGCTATTTTGGTGGGTTAGTTCCTGTTGTTTCGATCTTAAGGGTTGCAAGTTACTGTTCTTGTGACTACAACTTGATCTGAGCATGTTGTCTAATTTGCGTCTGTGGCGTCCAGATTTTGAAAATATCTTCAGGTTTTGAGATACATTATGCCCTTTTTCCTAACTATTCACTGGGTGATTTTGCTCATTTATGGAAATTGTGTTTGAAAACCCTAAAAGTTGATTAGctgtttttgtatttattaaatatattgaaaACAGATTGTCATTACAACCAGTGTTGGGTAAGCTactctaaaaaagtaattaattactacctactaattacatcttcaacagtgtaattagattactttactaattactctctctaaaatgtattgcattactTACGACTATTTACTTTCTAAATCCCAGATCAACCTCGACCGGTT from Megalobrama amblycephala isolate DHTTF-2021 linkage group LG5, ASM1881202v1, whole genome shotgun sequence encodes the following:
- the LOC125268656 gene encoding keratinocyte-associated protein 3 isoform X1, which codes for MCDFDKQKGPGRLMKKGLTLIVIGHVNFILSAIVHGSVLRHVSKPSNVISTEYTASNIISVTSGLLSIASGIVAILVSRNITILKLHIGLLVSSFLNALLSLACLLGLIMAISLTISSDGSHLMKGCNSTNMPVNARSPVIVNCPFDATRIYDTTLALWFTCGVLSALEAGLSVWCFIVGLQLRGIGPCAQNYIREQLEEQALASGSKMDQHHTTQGEHLIAHQSANA
- the LOC125268656 gene encoding keratinocyte-associated protein 3 isoform X2, which codes for MKKGLTLIVIGHVNFILSAIVHGSVLRHVSKPSNVISTEYTASNIISVTSGLLSIASGIVAILVSRNITILKLHIGLLVSSFLNALLSLACLLGLIMAISLTISSDGSHLMKGCNSTNMPVNARSPVIVNCPFDATRIYDTTLALWFTCGVLSALEAGLSVWCFIVGLQLRGIGPCAQNYIREQLEEQALASGSKMDQHHTTQGEHLIAHQSANA